In a genomic window of Akkermansia massiliensis:
- the proS gene encoding proline--tRNA ligase, protein MSQQTAITPTRAQDFPEWYQQVIKAADMAENSEVRGCMVIKPWGYAIWELIQKDLDQRFKDTGHTNAYFPLLIPISYLEKEAEHAEGFATECAVVTHHRLEAQKDEATGKTRMIPTGELTEPFVIRPTSETVIGAAFARWTSSYRDLPLKVNQWCNVMRWEMRPRIFLRTAEFLWQEGHTAHETREEAIEETLTMHKVYEDFQRDVLAIPTIPGEKTEAERFPGAEQTYTVEAMVQDRKAIQAGTSHFLGQNFSKSQNICFAGRDNTQQFAWTSSWGVSTRMIGALIMMHSDDDGLVCPPRVAPQQVVIIPVTPKEESRQAILDHCEELARTLRAKNFHGQPLRVLVDRRDLGGGAKKWEWVKKGVPVRLEIGPRDLEKGSVCLQRRDLPVNEKSFVPEKELVETVTDILQNIQDTLLQRAIAFRDAHIRPASTLRELEENFSGEGDADWLQVPWDGSPEEEEELAKRLRISIRCIPLGELGRGEPAPCILTGRMTERRVLWARSY, encoded by the coding sequence ATGTCTCAACAAACTGCAATCACCCCCACCCGCGCCCAGGACTTTCCCGAGTGGTACCAGCAAGTCATCAAGGCCGCCGACATGGCGGAGAATTCCGAGGTGCGCGGCTGCATGGTCATCAAGCCGTGGGGCTACGCCATCTGGGAACTCATCCAGAAGGACCTGGACCAGCGCTTCAAGGACACCGGCCATACGAACGCCTACTTCCCCCTCCTGATTCCGATTTCCTATCTGGAAAAGGAAGCGGAACACGCTGAAGGCTTCGCCACGGAATGCGCCGTGGTCACCCACCACAGGCTGGAAGCGCAGAAGGATGAAGCCACCGGAAAGACCCGCATGATTCCCACCGGGGAGCTCACGGAGCCCTTCGTCATCCGCCCCACCTCGGAAACCGTCATCGGCGCGGCCTTCGCCCGCTGGACGTCCAGCTACCGCGACCTGCCCCTCAAGGTGAACCAGTGGTGCAACGTGATGCGCTGGGAAATGAGGCCCCGCATCTTCCTGCGCACGGCCGAATTCCTGTGGCAGGAAGGCCACACGGCCCATGAAACCCGGGAGGAGGCCATTGAGGAAACCCTCACCATGCACAAGGTTTACGAGGACTTCCAGCGGGATGTGCTCGCCATTCCCACCATCCCCGGGGAAAAAACGGAGGCGGAACGCTTCCCCGGCGCGGAACAGACCTACACGGTGGAAGCCATGGTGCAGGACCGCAAGGCCATCCAGGCCGGAACCTCCCACTTCCTGGGGCAGAACTTCTCCAAGTCCCAGAACATCTGCTTTGCCGGGAGGGACAATACCCAGCAGTTCGCCTGGACCAGCTCCTGGGGCGTCTCCACCCGCATGATCGGTGCGCTCATCATGATGCACTCCGACGACGACGGCCTGGTCTGCCCGCCCCGCGTGGCTCCCCAGCAGGTCGTCATCATCCCCGTTACGCCCAAGGAAGAAAGCCGCCAGGCCATTCTGGACCACTGCGAGGAACTGGCACGCACCCTCCGCGCCAAGAATTTCCATGGCCAGCCGCTCCGCGTACTGGTGGACAGGCGCGACCTGGGCGGCGGCGCCAAGAAATGGGAATGGGTGAAGAAGGGAGTGCCCGTGCGCCTGGAAATCGGCCCCCGGGACCTGGAAAAAGGCTCCGTCTGCCTCCAGCGGCGCGACCTGCCCGTCAATGAAAAATCCTTTGTTCCGGAAAAGGAACTGGTTGAGACCGTCACGGACATTCTCCAGAACATCCAGGATACTCTGCTTCAGCGGGCCATCGCCTTCCGGGACGCCCACATCCGCCCCGCCTCCACCCTTCGGGAACTGGAAGAAAACTTCTCCGGAGAAGGAGACGCCGATTGGCTCCAGGTGCCGTGGGACGGCTCCCCGGAAGAGGAAGAGGAACTCGCCAAGCGCCTGCGCATCTCCATCCGCTGCATCCCGCTCGGCGAACTGGGCCGCGGGGAACCCGCTCCCTGCATCCTCACCGGCCGCATGACGGAACGCCGCGTCCTCTGGGCCAGAAGCTACTAA
- a CDS encoding tyrosine-type recombinase/integrase translates to MSKPFYSGRLSINKEKSSPYWMVTFQGPDGKMRRRSTKVPVNGGEFEGDRITAKLAERLAYQRGVQIACAEAEEYQAHNNVSVRAWCDDYVRRKAALVSEDTARNARTAYKHFYAYLGGRADAPLRLITKADIKGFVAARREEVRQKTVAKDLAALSQAFTDAVDSEVIDRNPCTGVSIPPDRAGEKLHKEAFTLDEIRYMIEHFPPLWSSAVRCSFETFGQRLGDILRLNWSQFDWERRVVRFDTGKTGRWMDQPMREGFYQWALARWKEEGEPADALLHAPLLALGDGASAQFGLLLRTHGIGVVHGAAGGRRRRMNSKSFHSIRATAATMLQASGVSQGLAMELVGHDSTAVHSVYIRPSADQLRSAAESLPELLP, encoded by the coding sequence ATGAGCAAGCCTTTCTACAGCGGCCGTCTGTCCATCAACAAGGAAAAATCTTCTCCCTATTGGATGGTAACATTCCAGGGACCGGACGGCAAGATGCGGCGGCGCTCCACCAAGGTGCCCGTCAATGGCGGTGAGTTCGAGGGCGACCGCATCACAGCCAAGCTGGCGGAACGGCTCGCCTACCAGCGGGGCGTGCAGATTGCCTGTGCGGAGGCGGAAGAATATCAGGCGCACAATAATGTTTCCGTGCGGGCCTGGTGCGACGACTACGTGAGGCGCAAGGCGGCGCTGGTGTCGGAAGACACGGCACGGAACGCCAGGACGGCCTACAAGCATTTCTACGCTTATCTGGGCGGTCGGGCTGATGCCCCGCTACGCCTGATCACCAAGGCGGACATCAAGGGCTTCGTGGCAGCTCGCCGTGAAGAGGTGCGCCAGAAGACGGTGGCCAAGGATTTGGCCGCCCTTTCCCAGGCATTCACAGACGCCGTGGATTCCGAAGTGATTGACCGCAACCCGTGCACCGGCGTTTCCATACCTCCGGACCGCGCGGGCGAGAAACTGCACAAGGAAGCGTTCACTCTTGACGAGATACGCTACATGATTGAGCATTTCCCTCCCCTGTGGAGTTCCGCGGTACGCTGCTCATTTGAGACCTTCGGCCAGAGGCTGGGGGATATTTTGAGGTTGAATTGGAGTCAATTTGACTGGGAGCGCCGCGTCGTGCGCTTTGACACAGGCAAGACGGGGCGCTGGATGGACCAACCCATGAGAGAAGGCTTTTACCAGTGGGCGCTTGCCCGCTGGAAGGAAGAGGGGGAACCAGCGGACGCATTGCTTCATGCCCCGCTCCTTGCGTTAGGGGATGGGGCTTCCGCCCAGTTCGGGTTGTTATTGAGAACGCACGGCATCGGCGTGGTGCACGGAGCTGCCGGTGGCCGCCGTCGGAGAATGAACAGCAAGTCATTCCACAGCATCAGGGCGACGGCCGCCACCATGTTGCAGGCTTCCGGCGTTTCCCAGGGGCTGGCTATGGAACTGGTGGGGCATGATTCCACCGCCGTGCATAGCGTATACATCCGCCCCTCCGCGGACCAGTTGCGTTCCGCCGCTGAATCCCTGCCGGAACTCCTGCCTTAA
- a CDS encoding portal protein produces the protein MEVRDYIALADNLRTERAAFEGGWDEMRRIIMPRATGNAHPDSVPDNGGGLEHSDVANNSLKKLASAHLTYITPLDRRWFTLRPVGYKKDGNQTLNDWYNKATEVMERELAVSNFYSVMHEVYLDRCLTGTGCMFSEMNLNKQLIFRHIPTGTYAIAESESGDVDTLVRWFRLTAHQAAQKWGEEALGAKVRRALKDAKRRYTDSFEFVQCVLPNQAGRLLSNNLPAKKRPWQDVIISLDDKKIVFESGFYEFPFLVTRFLRWGDSPYGVSPAWHARRTIRMAIDMEKILYTLGQTKAYPRLFLLASQYGDVDLRAGGQTTISAEAANLGLPREWGTQGQYDIGLEYLRGLYAKIEEAFYVPMLETVSRIDRQMTATEVAAREAEKVLGFTPSFTLFVSDFRMMCQRIMALLYRAGKLPDPVPGVFETNRRGVPTRLAVPQVLFMGKIAQAIARTQTDGLMTALESIGTLSQMTGRPELLDIVNLNKAGELIYDSKGAPMECKASEKEMQQKETERKQQQEAATQAALAEQSSVANRNNAQAQQALQTA, from the coding sequence ATGGAGGTACGCGATTACATTGCCCTGGCGGATAACCTGCGCACGGAACGCGCCGCCTTTGAAGGCGGCTGGGATGAAATGCGCCGCATCATCATGCCCAGAGCCACAGGCAATGCCCATCCAGACAGCGTACCGGACAACGGCGGCGGACTGGAGCACAGTGATGTTGCCAATAACAGCCTGAAAAAGCTGGCTTCCGCCCACCTGACGTACATCACGCCTTTGGACAGGCGATGGTTCACGCTGCGCCCCGTTGGCTACAAGAAGGATGGGAATCAGACCTTGAATGACTGGTACAACAAGGCCACGGAAGTGATGGAGCGGGAGCTTGCCGTTTCCAATTTCTATTCAGTCATGCACGAGGTATATCTGGACCGTTGCCTGACCGGGACCGGCTGCATGTTCTCCGAGATGAATCTCAACAAACAGCTGATTTTTAGGCACATCCCCACGGGCACTTATGCCATTGCAGAATCGGAGTCCGGAGACGTGGACACGCTGGTGCGCTGGTTCAGGCTGACAGCTCACCAGGCTGCACAGAAATGGGGAGAAGAAGCCCTGGGGGCCAAGGTACGGAGAGCTCTCAAGGATGCAAAGCGCCGGTATACGGATTCTTTCGAGTTTGTTCAGTGCGTGCTTCCCAATCAGGCTGGCAGGCTGCTTTCCAATAATTTGCCAGCCAAGAAGAGGCCGTGGCAGGACGTGATTATTTCCCTGGACGACAAGAAGATTGTGTTTGAGAGCGGTTTTTACGAGTTTCCGTTCCTGGTAACACGCTTCCTGCGCTGGGGCGATAGTCCCTACGGGGTGAGTCCTGCGTGGCACGCACGGCGCACCATTCGCATGGCTATCGACATGGAGAAGATTCTGTACACGCTGGGACAGACGAAGGCTTACCCAAGGCTTTTCCTGCTGGCTTCACAGTACGGTGATGTAGACTTGCGCGCCGGCGGCCAAACCACCATTTCTGCCGAAGCGGCCAATCTCGGGCTCCCACGCGAATGGGGTACACAAGGGCAGTATGATATTGGACTGGAATACCTGCGCGGACTGTACGCCAAGATTGAAGAGGCTTTTTACGTTCCCATGCTGGAGACCGTTTCCCGCATTGACCGCCAGATGACGGCCACGGAGGTAGCGGCCCGGGAAGCTGAAAAGGTGCTTGGATTTACCCCCTCTTTCACGTTATTCGTGAGCGATTTCCGGATGATGTGCCAGAGGATTATGGCATTGTTGTATCGCGCAGGCAAGCTGCCCGACCCGGTGCCAGGCGTGTTTGAGACCAACCGTCGGGGAGTCCCCACGCGTTTGGCTGTTCCGCAGGTGCTGTTTATGGGCAAGATCGCCCAGGCGATTGCCCGGACGCAGACGGACGGCTTGATGACGGCCCTCGAATCCATCGGCACCCTATCCCAGATGACCGGACGGCCGGAGTTGCTGGATATTGTGAACCTCAACAAGGCCGGAGAGCTGATTTACGATTCCAAGGGCGCTCCGATGGAGTGCAAGGCGTCGGAAAAAGAGATGCAGCAGAAGGAGACCGAGAGGAAGCAGCAGCAGGAAGCGGCCACGCAGGCTGCCCTTGCGGAACAGTCCTCCGTGGCAAACAGGAATAACGCCCAGGCGCAACAAGCTTTACAAACAGCATGA
- a CDS encoding N-acetylmuramoyl-L-alanine amidase family protein, translating into MNIALDIGHANNTGSRGNGLEEHATAKTIADHLAPMLRAQGHAVTIIDFPRMDNDDDLAATVKAINAGGYDISLSLHCDSAGSATACGAHVCHHRNYHDDGSYTDSPSGKRLAEAIAGPLCKLMPGRADHVQARPDRSCKPNKTSLYVLRKTVPPAVLVECGFLSNPGDASVMHDTPGAIARAIAQGVDAYTLNQ; encoded by the coding sequence ATGAATATCGCTTTAGACATCGGACACGCCAATAACACCGGCAGCCGCGGCAACGGCCTGGAAGAACACGCCACGGCCAAGACCATCGCGGACCATCTCGCCCCCATGTTGCGAGCCCAGGGGCACGCCGTCACCATCATCGACTTCCCTCGCATGGACAACGACGACGATCTTGCCGCTACGGTCAAGGCCATCAATGCCGGAGGCTATGATATTTCCCTTTCCCTACACTGTGATTCTGCGGGATCAGCTACCGCCTGCGGGGCCCATGTCTGCCACCACCGCAACTACCACGACGACGGTTCTTACACGGATTCCCCTTCCGGCAAACGTCTGGCCGAAGCCATTGCCGGGCCTCTCTGCAAGCTCATGCCGGGCCGCGCTGACCATGTACAGGCACGTCCTGACCGTTCCTGCAAGCCCAACAAGACCAGCCTGTATGTGCTCCGCAAGACCGTGCCGCCTGCTGTGCTGGTGGAGTGCGGCTTTTTGTCCAACCCCGGAGACGCTTCCGTGATGCACGACACCCCCGGCGCCATTGCCCGTGCCATTGCGCAGGGCGTAGACGCTTACACCCTCAACCAGTAA
- a CDS encoding terminase small subunit — protein MKREGNKSRTTEKKKEFARLLVDGKLSKADAYRKAYKRKDMSNEAASKAASRLSKDAEIVRMIDELNAQLNKSAVLTKQERMEWLSRVVTTPIGDIDNTSELCQESSIDENGMKFKMPSKIAAIAELNKMDGAYAPEKMKVDAGENFMILLASLPFDPPVKSGKK, from the coding sequence ATGAAGAGAGAGGGTAACAAATCCAGGACGACGGAGAAGAAGAAGGAGTTTGCAAGGCTCCTGGTTGATGGAAAATTGTCCAAGGCGGACGCATACCGTAAGGCTTACAAACGCAAGGACATGAGCAATGAGGCGGCAAGTAAGGCGGCTTCCCGTTTGTCCAAAGATGCTGAAATTGTGCGAATGATTGACGAATTGAACGCCCAGTTGAATAAATCCGCCGTGCTGACCAAGCAGGAACGCATGGAATGGCTTTCCCGCGTTGTGACAACTCCCATCGGTGATATTGACAACACGTCAGAGCTTTGCCAAGAGTCTTCCATTGATGAAAATGGCATGAAATTCAAGATGCCATCGAAAATTGCAGCCATTGCCGAGCTCAACAAGATGGATGGAGCCTATGCACCAGAGAAGATGAAAGTAGATGCAGGAGAGAACTTTATGATTCTTTTGGCGTCCCTGCCATTTGATCCTCCCGTAAAGTCCGGCAAAAAGTAG
- a CDS encoding MarR family transcriptional regulator has protein sequence MNESSVRKDLLRNIVRQRVRPSQLLILMEVRDHPGRTSREIADRCHLDPSNVSHRLDYLARTGDVVKTGSRPCVHYLSKQGRDFLDGVEDSKSAG, from the coding sequence ATGAACGAGTCGTCAGTCAGAAAAGACCTGTTGCGGAACATTGTCCGCCAGAGGGTGCGGCCGTCGCAACTGCTTATCCTGATGGAGGTCCGAGATCATCCGGGAAGAACGTCACGGGAGATTGCTGACAGGTGCCATCTGGACCCCAGTAACGTGTCCCACAGGCTGGATTACCTGGCAAGGACTGGCGACGTGGTCAAAACCGGGTCACGTCCCTGTGTGCATTATTTGAGCAAGCAGGGGCGTGATTTTTTGGATGGAGTTGAGGATTCAAAGTCAGCAGGTTGA
- a CDS encoding DnaA ATPase domain-containing protein produces MHREAQWFINDVVNKVRPRRWLSLLGASGVGKTHLAESVRTALVKERPTIPIQLWKWQKVVSMLRSGDWAFVEYLVKEVYVLILDDIGAENTTPSILSALNRVVDGRLGKWTMLTSNLLPKHIGEHLDARIASRLYRGENVVCRVEDAPDYCFERYMRREGE; encoded by the coding sequence ATGCACCGCGAGGCACAGTGGTTCATCAACGACGTGGTGAACAAGGTTCGTCCGCGCCGCTGGCTTTCCCTGTTGGGGGCTTCCGGGGTGGGCAAGACGCATCTGGCGGAGTCCGTGAGGACTGCATTGGTCAAAGAGCGCCCCACGATTCCAATCCAGCTTTGGAAGTGGCAAAAGGTGGTTTCCATGCTTCGTTCCGGGGACTGGGCATTCGTGGAGTATCTGGTCAAAGAGGTGTACGTGCTGATTCTGGACGACATCGGAGCTGAGAACACCACGCCTTCCATTCTGTCCGCGCTGAACCGTGTTGTTGACGGACGGCTCGGGAAATGGACGATGCTCACCTCCAACCTGCTGCCGAAACATATCGGGGAACATTTGGATGCCCGTATCGCCTCCCGCCTGTACCGGGGCGAAAACGTGGTATGCAGGGTCGAGGACGCGCCGGACTACTGCTTTGAACGCTACATGAGAAGGGAGGGAGAATGA
- a CDS encoding DNA adenine methylase, whose product MNTRAPRKRALARYLGGKNRIAPWIISFFPPHKIYVEPFGGSGAVLLNKQPAWMEVYNDLYDRVVNFFEVLRDTEKSARLASLLELTPYAQEAYARSFEIAEDPVEDALRFAVNSMMSYGGGIHKPGFKRNGLLRTTPYPQTWREYPAVVRECAAELRNRNIEINNMDALQVMSRYDTPDTLHYVDPPYVQSTLGNRVRYAHEYDQEDHERLLVFLQTLKGKVVLSGYDSELYSAYLDGWRKECKVSHDTQGGKKIECLWLNYNPQLTLF is encoded by the coding sequence ATGAACACTAGAGCACCACGGAAAAGGGCTCTGGCCCGATACCTTGGAGGCAAGAACAGAATCGCCCCCTGGATTATCAGCTTTTTCCCGCCTCACAAAATCTATGTTGAACCGTTCGGAGGTTCCGGGGCTGTGTTGCTTAACAAGCAGCCTGCATGGATGGAGGTCTATAACGACCTTTATGACCGGGTGGTGAACTTCTTCGAGGTTTTGCGCGATACGGAAAAATCCGCGCGGCTGGCCAGTCTGTTGGAATTGACGCCATACGCACAAGAAGCCTATGCCAGGTCATTTGAAATCGCGGAAGATCCAGTCGAAGATGCTCTCCGCTTTGCCGTCAACTCCATGATGTCCTACGGCGGAGGTATTCACAAGCCGGGGTTCAAACGTAATGGTCTATTGAGAACAACACCCTACCCGCAGACATGGCGGGAATATCCGGCCGTAGTGCGAGAATGTGCGGCCGAACTCCGGAACCGGAATATCGAGATCAACAACATGGATGCTCTGCAGGTCATGTCCCGGTACGATACGCCGGATACACTGCATTACGTGGATCCTCCCTATGTGCAATCTACCCTCGGCAACCGCGTGAGGTACGCGCATGAGTACGACCAAGAGGACCATGAACGGCTTCTTGTTTTCCTCCAGACCTTGAAAGGCAAGGTTGTCCTATCCGGCTACGATTCCGAGCTTTATTCCGCCTATCTGGACGGCTGGCGGAAAGAATGCAAGGTCTCCCACGACACACAGGGCGGCAAGAAGATTGAATGCCTGTGGCTCAACTACAACCCCCAACTGACGCTTTTTTGA
- a CDS encoding DNA N-6-adenine-methyltransferase, with amino-acid sequence MNTFNTPKTEKTTNVWLTPRYVLDLLGHFDVDPCAATVRPWDCARVNYTVEDNGLLMPWEGRVWLNPPYGNEAEAFMERMSMHQGGGLALIFMRSDTRWFQRCVLHRARYLFLWKGRIRFCRPDGETPGNQPNAPSCLVAWDNQEAPLLYTLQNQGHGKVAVL; translated from the coding sequence ATGAACACGTTTAACACTCCAAAAACCGAGAAAACCACGAACGTCTGGCTCACTCCGCGCTACGTATTGGATCTGCTGGGGCATTTTGATGTGGACCCCTGCGCCGCTACTGTGCGCCCGTGGGATTGTGCCCGTGTTAACTACACCGTGGAGGATAACGGCCTTCTGATGCCATGGGAGGGGCGCGTATGGCTTAACCCTCCTTATGGGAATGAAGCAGAAGCGTTCATGGAGCGCATGAGTATGCACCAGGGCGGAGGGCTGGCGCTCATTTTCATGAGGTCGGACACGCGCTGGTTTCAGCGGTGTGTGTTGCACCGTGCCCGGTATCTGTTCCTCTGGAAAGGCCGCATCCGCTTTTGCCGCCCGGACGGAGAAACGCCCGGCAACCAGCCCAACGCTCCGAGTTGCCTTGTGGCGTGGGATAACCAAGAAGCGCCCCTGTTGTACACATTGCAGAATCAGGGGCATGGAAAGGTGGCTGTATTATGA
- a CDS encoding DUF2800 domain-containing protein, which produces MFDTEIIEDERQGLPSASGMQRLFLCPGSWNAERKCPVDEESDDAALGTMLHVHMEQGTMPEDPEDAEAVAWCRETEISLCEKYLEMSDFSKDLLREQFMREVRYFEKDGMFSGKPDLVVYWGRRALVIDYKFGHLPVAAAECNLQLSALAVLVADSKCGYRLPEFEMIDEVFVCILQPYASRKEPAVCRYTRESVEQARAFFQTCIKLAQDEHAPLKPSEKACRYCRAQSSCPAVSLALVNVTSGDLTAAWEQWTPEKRREAYDLAKLAKKWAASVEGKVKADLKAEVDIPGLVLAPGKKAFTITDAAAAFQILNGLFPDGITAPAFTSCCKVGITDLDKLVHSVRKAADAGAKVAESKDWLRKTLAGCAEVKVSDGSVKEIGGGAA; this is translated from the coding sequence ATGTTTGATACAGAGATCATCGAGGACGAACGGCAGGGGCTGCCCAGCGCCAGCGGGATGCAGAGGCTTTTCCTCTGCCCCGGAAGCTGGAATGCAGAAAGGAAGTGCCCGGTGGACGAAGAGAGCGATGATGCCGCCCTGGGAACCATGCTGCATGTCCACATGGAGCAAGGGACAATGCCGGAGGACCCGGAGGACGCCGAAGCCGTGGCTTGGTGCCGCGAGACGGAAATTTCCCTGTGTGAGAAGTACCTGGAAATGTCGGATTTCAGCAAGGATTTGTTGAGAGAACAGTTCATGCGCGAAGTGCGGTATTTTGAAAAGGATGGAATGTTTTCCGGGAAGCCTGATCTGGTAGTTTACTGGGGCCGCAGAGCGCTGGTGATTGATTACAAGTTTGGCCACCTGCCGGTGGCGGCTGCCGAGTGCAATTTGCAGTTGAGCGCCCTGGCCGTGCTGGTGGCAGATTCCAAGTGTGGCTACAGGTTGCCTGAATTTGAAATGATAGATGAGGTGTTTGTTTGCATTTTGCAGCCTTATGCGAGCCGGAAGGAACCTGCCGTGTGCCGGTACACTCGCGAGAGCGTGGAGCAGGCACGGGCGTTTTTCCAAACCTGCATCAAGCTGGCGCAGGACGAACACGCTCCGCTGAAACCCAGCGAGAAGGCTTGCCGGTATTGCCGGGCCCAGTCTTCCTGCCCGGCAGTGTCTCTGGCCCTGGTGAACGTCACGTCCGGGGATTTAACGGCTGCCTGGGAGCAGTGGACCCCCGAAAAGCGTCGGGAAGCTTATGACCTCGCCAAGCTGGCGAAGAAGTGGGCGGCTTCCGTGGAAGGTAAAGTGAAGGCGGATCTGAAAGCCGAAGTGGATATTCCCGGGCTGGTTCTGGCCCCCGGCAAGAAGGCGTTTACGATCACGGATGCCGCGGCGGCCTTTCAAATCCTCAACGGTTTGTTCCCCGATGGCATCACGGCACCGGCGTTCACGTCCTGCTGCAAGGTGGGGATTACCGACCTGGATAAGCTGGTGCATTCCGTGCGGAAGGCCGCGGATGCTGGCGCCAAGGTAGCCGAGTCCAAGGATTGGCTGCGGAAGACGCTTGCAGGGTGCGCAGAAGTGAAAGTCTCTGATGGCTCCGTGAAGGAGATAGGGGGAGGTGCGGCATGA
- a CDS encoding super-infection exclusion protein B, protein MDWHPFIQQALKLLGSKKLAAIICVTWVLLHIATACPSQFVQLTAFCQKNMYMLDLIALFSTACLIVSSFTMGCRYLNPHLSKFYLKRTAVKKIKRILKAPESDDYKLLMALHKTPNTHLNVYDPLVKNLRSYCVICRTGDALLSDDLVTYRGPFDLTHFARQYMNTHCRH, encoded by the coding sequence ATGGATTGGCACCCGTTCATTCAGCAGGCTCTCAAACTGCTCGGCAGTAAAAAGCTCGCAGCCATCATCTGCGTAACCTGGGTACTTCTCCACATCGCGACTGCATGCCCTTCTCAATTCGTCCAGCTCACGGCATTCTGCCAAAAAAACATGTACATGCTGGACCTGATCGCTTTGTTTAGTACTGCCTGTCTCATTGTTTCCTCCTTCACAATGGGGTGCAGATACCTCAACCCCCATTTGAGCAAGTTCTACCTCAAAAGAACGGCAGTAAAAAAAATAAAGCGCATCCTCAAAGCTCCGGAAAGCGATGACTATAAACTTCTCATGGCTCTTCACAAAACTCCCAATACGCATCTTAACGTCTATGATCCACTTGTTAAAAACCTGCGTTCCTACTGCGTCATCTGCAGGACAGGGGATGCCCTCCTTAGTGACGATCTCGTAACTTACAGAGGCCCTTTCGACCTTACTCACTTTGCCAGGCAATACATGAATACGCATTGCAGGCATTAA
- a CDS encoding S24 family peptidase yields the protein MKQDLAEVKSWLKSQKKHYSWLAEQCHVSEGAVKNWFSKGHIPTAKFLFIQRLMNEVSGRNPISGITIDFTDEEWEAISKILASSKQTFIQFVNQALANAAQEYFQNAIKEKVVSLKQFSPVDSLPAVATINNQSYSLNVIGNIAAGGLQAGDTVPYAIKSTRPLGKNEYILRVEGKSMEPIIMDGSLVVMRKHTIPPIPKVGTIVEYYDERGVTLKKLVRKKNPETGKLEYTLHPLNPEFGDIEPMDGGKISGVYVETLDKWEKA from the coding sequence ATGAAGCAAGACCTCGCAGAAGTGAAAAGCTGGCTCAAGTCCCAAAAAAAACATTACTCATGGCTTGCCGAACAATGCCACGTTTCAGAAGGGGCGGTCAAAAACTGGTTTTCTAAGGGACACATTCCCACAGCTAAGTTCCTTTTCATTCAACGCCTAATGAATGAAGTAAGTGGGAGAAACCCTATTTCAGGTATCACAATTGATTTCACGGATGAAGAATGGGAAGCTATTTCTAAGATACTGGCTTCCAGTAAGCAAACCTTCATCCAGTTTGTTAATCAGGCTCTTGCAAACGCCGCTCAGGAGTATTTCCAAAACGCAATCAAAGAAAAAGTGGTCTCCCTTAAGCAGTTTTCCCCGGTTGATTCATTGCCAGCTGTGGCCACCATAAATAACCAAAGTTACTCTCTGAACGTGATTGGCAATATCGCCGCCGGCGGCCTACAGGCAGGAGACACTGTTCCCTATGCTATCAAATCAACGCGGCCGCTTGGTAAAAATGAATACATACTGCGAGTAGAAGGCAAGAGTATGGAACCGATCATCATGGACGGCTCCCTGGTTGTAATGCGTAAGCACACTATACCGCCCATCCCCAAGGTCGGAACCATTGTCGAATATTATGATGAACGGGGAGTCACTCTCAAAAAGCTGGTCCGGAAAAAGAATCCGGAAACAGGGAAGCTGGAGTACACCCTGCACCCACTCAATCCGGAGTTTGGCGACATCGAGCCGATGGACGGCGGGAAGATATCCGGCGTGTACGTGGAGACCCTCGACAAGTGGGAAAAGGCGTAA